The following proteins are encoded in a genomic region of Oncorhynchus kisutch isolate 150728-3 linkage group LG18, Okis_V2, whole genome shotgun sequence:
- the LOC109882822 gene encoding alkaline phosphatase, tissue-nonspecific isozyme-like, which produces METVHRGPVSAGSFGFNHSQSPVTCTFTWRETPPWTRPLLRPQETPSASSTKSPSDSSSWCKGHHASRALHGTVAFDNDVAKGLELPNEEETLTLLTAGHSHAFTFNGYPFRGQSILGKSKLYGKDMLPYTTVMYGNGPGYKVVDNKRPASHKVDTKWKDYMQLSAVPMDTEFHGGEDVVVLARVPMAHLFHWVQEKSYLAYTGCVGWDLRHCEGRPQHTNRILITTTADDRNSAPSQVPSISLITALLAALLQ; this is translated from the exons ATGGAAACTGTCCATCGTGGCCCTGTGTCTGCTGGGAGTTTTGGGTTCAACCACAGCCAAAG CCCTGTGACCTGCACTTTTACGTGGAGAGAGACCCCACCATGGACCCGTCCATTGCTGAGACCACAGGAAACGCCATCCGCATCCTCAACAAAATCCCCAAGCGATTCTTCCTCCTGGTGCAAG GGCCACCATGCCAGCAGAGCCTTGCACGGGACAGTTGCCTTTGACAATGACGTCGCCAAGGGCCTGGAGCTGCCCAACGAGGAGGAAACTCTCACCCTGTTGACAGCTGGCCACTCCCACGCCTTCACCTTCAATGGATACCCCTTCAGAGGCCAAAGCATTCTGG gGAAATCTAAACTGTATGGGAAGGATATGCTGCCTTACACAACCGTGATGTATGGAAACGGCCCTGGATACAAAGTCGTAGACAACAAGCGCCCTGCCAGCCATAAGGTGGACACAA AGTGGAAGGACTACATGCAGCTGTCTGCAGTGCCCATGGACACTGAGTTCCATGGTGGGGAGGACGTGGTGGTACTGGCCCGCGTCCCCATGGCCCACCTCTTCCACTGGGTCCAGGAGAAAAGTTACCTGGCTTACACTGGCTGTGTGGGATGGGACCTCAGGCACTGTGAAGGTAGACCTCAACACACCAACAGGATCCTCATCACTACTACTGCTGATGATAGGAACAGTGCACCATCCCAggtaccctccatctctctcattactGCCCTACTGGCTGCACTGCTGCAATAA